Part of the Rhizobiales bacterium NRL2 genome is shown below.
GATGGCCATCTGCCGCTATTTCGAGGAACTGAACCCGGATCCGCCGATGTTCGGCCGCGACGCGCTGGAAAAGGCGCAGGTCGAGATGTGGAACCGCCGCGCCGAGCTGGAGGTCGCCATTCCGACGGCCCAGTGCTTCCAGAACACCCACGAGTTCTGGAAGGACCGCCTCGAGCAGATACCCGCCTGGGGCGAAGCCTGCAAGGCGAAGGTCTTCGACCGTTTCCGGATATTCGACGCCCACATGGAAGGCCGCGAGTACCTGGCGACGGACAGCTACACGGTCGCCGATATCTCGCTCCAATGCGGCATCCTGCTGGGCAAGGCCGTCGGCATCCGCGTGCCCGACGAACTGGAGAATCTCTCCGCCTGGTGGCAGCGCGTGACCTCCCGCCCGACAGCGCGGGCCTGAGTCCCAGGGGACCGCGGCACCCGCCACGGGACTGACCGCCCGCGGACGGGCACCCGTGTGAGTGGCATCGCGCTTGCGATTGCCGTTGCCCATGAGGGGAATCGAACACATCGCAAGACTTCTGGGCCTGGGACGCAAACAAATTGCGTCACAGGACCGGCGAGCGTCACAAAGAGTGACAATCAACCTGCCCGTGCGCGTCACCGGCGAGAACGACTGCGCCAATGGCGCCTGCATCGCCCGCAATGTCTCCGAGGGCGGCATGCTGGTCACGCCGAACCTGGCCGGCGACCGCGGCCGGCGGGTCAGGGTCGACCCGGGGCAGGGCGCGCAAGTCGTGACGGCGCGGATCGTCGGTCAGCGTCCGGAGGGCACGGGCCTCGCCTTCCTGGCAGGGGAAGAAGGCCGGTCACTGGCCCACTGGATGGTCGAGCGCGCCCATGGCGGCGGCGCCTGAGGCGACTGCCGTCGACGGCGTAATCGCCCGATACCACTCAGCCTTAACCGGGCCTTAAGCCCCGCCGATCCATCATGCGCCGGTCAGAGTAACAAGGGTGATTCCCACCATGGGCATGATGTCCGATCTCGCGCGCCGCGTACGTCAGTTCAACATGCTGTTTGCGCCGCCGCCGCAGCTTCGCCGGCAGCATGAGCGCTTCGAGGTTTCCGTCGAAATCGAGATCGAGACGGCGGACGGCACGATCAGCCGCTGCCGCACCATCGACATCTCCAATGGCGGCGTGTTCGTGGAGCCGCCCCTGCCCGCCCAGGTCGGCGACCGCATCTACATCAGCGTCGGCATGCTGCTGCGCCGGGTCGAGGGCGAGGTCCTGGCCCACCGCGGCGGCGGCTCGGCGATCCGCTTCGCCTCTGCGGCCCATGGCGCAGCGCTGACGGCCTGGCTGCTCGACCAGAGCCGCCGCAAGGTCAACTGACCGCCGAGAGACGCGCTAGAGCATCCGCGATCAGCCGGCGGGTCAGTTCGCCCGCACCGGCCGGCCGCGCCAGTCCGGCCGCCTGCCCCGACCAGAGCGACGAGAAGTCCGCACGCCCCTGTGCCTCGGCCGCCTGCTTGAGCGGCGCCAGCGCCTCGCCCGCTGTCGGAAACGGCGGCGCCTCGGCGGCCATCGGGCCGACCTCACGCATTACCCGGTTGACGATGCCGCGCGCCGGCCGCCCCGAAAAGACATTGGTCAGCGCCGTCGAATCGTCGACGGCCTCCGCGAGGGCGCGGCGGTGCAGATCGGAGATCGTCGCCTCGGGCGTGAACAGGAAGGCCGTGCCCACCTGAACCCCGGCCGCGCCCAGCACCAGCGCCGCCGCCACGCCGCGGCCGTCGGCAATGCCGCCGGCGGCGATCACCGGCGCCGCGACCGCATCCGCAATCTGGGGCACCAGGGCCATCGTACCGGCCTGGCTGGTTATGTCGTCGCCCAGAAATATCCCGCGATGGCCGCCGGCCTCACAGCCCTGGGCAATGATGGCGTCGCAGCCCCGCGCCTCGAGCCAGCGCGCTTCCGCCACGGTCGTCGCCGAAGCGATGATCTTCGCGCCGGCGGCCCGGACCCGCTCCAGCAGATCCCCCGAAGGCAGACCGAAATGGAAGCTGACCACACCGGGACGGACCTCCTCGACGACCTCGCAGGCCCGGTCGTCGAAGGGCTCGCGCAGCGGCGCGGCGGCCGTCCGGCCCGGATCCAGTCCATGCTCCTCGTAATAGGCCGCAAGCCGCCGGCGCCAGCGGTCCTGGGCCGCCGGGTCCGGCGGGCGGGGCGCATGGCAGAAGAAGTTCATGTTGAACGGCCGGTCGGTACGCTGCCGGATCACACCCGCCTCCGCGCGCATCCTGTCGCCGTCCAGCATGGCGCAGGGCAGCGAACCCAGCCCCCCGGCGGCGGAGACCGCGGCGGCCATGTCGGCGCCGTTGGCGCCCGCCATCGGGGCCTGGATCAGCGGCAGTTCGATCCCCAGCAGGTCGGTCAGTCGGGTGTCAAACCGGGTCATGACGTCCTCCGGAAAGCAAAGAGGGCCGCTGCCCCGGATCGGGCGCGGCCCTCGATAAGCTCAAGCGGCGCGATGGATCAGAGCTTGCGCTCGACCATCATCTTCTTCAGCTCGGCGATCGCCTTGCCCGGGTTCAGGCCCTTCGGGCAGGTCTTCGCGCAGTTCATGATGGTGTGGCAGCGATAGAGCTTGAAGGGATCCTCCAGCTTGTCGAGCCGGTCGCCCGTCGCCTCGTCGCGGCTGTCGATGACCCAGCGATAGGCCTGGAGCAGGACCGCCGGTCCCATGTAGCGCTCGCCGTTCCACCAGTAGCTGGGGCAGGAGGTCTGACAGCAGAAGCACAGGATGCATTCATAAAGGCCGTCGATCTTGGAGCGGTCCTCGCGCGCCTGCAGGCGCTCCCGGTCCGGCGGGGCCGGCGACTTGGTCTGCATCCAGGGCTCGATCGAGGCGTACTGGGCGTAGATATGGGTCAGGTCGCCGACCAGATCCTTCACCACTTCCAGATGGGGCAGCGGGTAGATCTTGATGTCGCCCTTCACTTCGTCGACGCCCTTGGTGCAGGCCAGCGTGTTGGTGCCGTCGATGTTCATCGAGCAGGAGCC
Proteins encoded:
- a CDS encoding succinate dehydrogenase iron-sulfur subunit, yielding MVEFNLPANSRIKSGSGKSWPKAGDGANTRKFKIYRYDPDLGENPRVDTYEVDMDDCGPMVLDALIKIKNEVDPTLTFRRSCREGICGSCSMNIDGTNTLACTKGVDEVKGDIKIYPLPHLEVVKDLVGDLTHIYAQYASIEPWMQTKSPAPPDRERLQAREDRSKIDGLYECILCFCCQTSCPSYWWNGERYMGPAVLLQAYRWVIDSRDEATGDRLDKLEDPFKLYRCHTIMNCAKTCPKGLNPGKAIAELKKMMVERKL
- a CDS encoding 2-nitropropane dioxygenase, producing MTRFDTRLTDLLGIELPLIQAPMAGANGADMAAAVSAAGGLGSLPCAMLDGDRMRAEAGVIRQRTDRPFNMNFFCHAPRPPDPAAQDRWRRRLAAYYEEHGLDPGRTAAAPLREPFDDRACEVVEEVRPGVVSFHFGLPSGDLLERVRAAGAKIIASATTVAEARWLEARGCDAIIAQGCEAGGHRGIFLGDDITSQAGTMALVPQIADAVAAPVIAAGGIADGRGVAAALVLGAAGVQVGTAFLFTPEATISDLHRRALAEAVDDSTALTNVFSGRPARGIVNRVMREVGPMAAEAPPFPTAGEALAPLKQAAEAQGRADFSSLWSGQAAGLARPAGAGELTRRLIADALARLSAVS